AAAACAAAATATGACTTAATAGCAGGCTATAAGGGCGAAAGGCTTATAAATATTGACTCGCAAATTCCTAATAAGGTTGTGGACGAGGCTTTAAAGCTGGGTAATATAAATAAGCTTAAGCAGTATACTAATATAAAAAGAGAAAAAACCTTTGGAAATAGCCGATTTGATTTTAAACTTGAAGATGAAAATGGCAAAGAATATTATCTTGAGGTCAAGGGAGTAACTTACGAGGATAGAGGCAAAACTGCTTTTCCAGATGCTCCAACAGAACGAGGGAGGAAGCATCTTTTAGAGCTTGTGGAGGTTTTAGAATCTGGAAGAGGAGCGGGAGTTTTATTTTTAATTCAAATGGATACTGTGGATTATTTTACTCCGCACGATGAAATGGATAAATTATTTGGTGAAGCTTTAAGGTATGCCTATCACAGCGGTGTGGATATCTTTGCTTATGACTGTAAGCTTTCAGATAACTTTATAACCTTAAATAAACCTGTGGAAGTTAGGTTGTAAATGTCATATAATACTACATATATACTGAAAGGTGGGGGAGCTATGAAATTCAAG
The genomic region above belongs to Clostridium swellfunianum and contains:
- the sfsA gene encoding DNA/RNA nuclease SfsA, which encodes MLITNNIRHAKFIRRPNRFQGYVELDGEELMVHVPNTGRNREILVPGYTVVLREENNPNRKTKYDLIAGYKGERLINIDSQIPNKVVDEALKLGNINKLKQYTNIKREKTFGNSRFDFKLEDENGKEYYLEVKGVTYEDRGKTAFPDAPTERGRKHLLELVEVLESGRGAGVLFLIQMDTVDYFTPHDEMDKLFGEALRYAYHSGVDIFAYDCKLSDNFITLNKPVEVRL